In Synechocystis sp. PCC 6714, the following are encoded in one genomic region:
- a CDS encoding WecB/TagA/CpsF family glycosyltransferase yields MVTNFAEPSLPTASVFGVKVHLCDDYGHWLENCLKRGQGVHVVTLNSEMVMLAEKEPPVQQVIQGAELVIPDGAGVTIYLKLDGIEQSRCPGIELAEAMVRHIGKSANNQQIAFYGGAPGITDLAAQRWQREYPGLKILTNHGFLSAAEQDAWQNKLAQEQPALILVGLGVPRQEYWIRDHRHLCPQSIWIGVGGSFDVWSGTKERAPEFFCRYNLEWFYRLYQEPWRWRRMLALPKFFLRTLISR; encoded by the coding sequence ATGGTCACCAACTTTGCTGAGCCAAGCTTGCCAACAGCCTCGGTTTTTGGAGTGAAGGTACACCTTTGTGATGACTATGGCCATTGGCTAGAAAATTGTTTGAAAAGGGGTCAGGGAGTCCACGTGGTCACCCTCAACTCGGAAATGGTCATGCTGGCCGAGAAGGAACCACCAGTACAGCAGGTGATCCAAGGGGCAGAATTGGTCATTCCCGATGGAGCAGGGGTAACCATTTATTTGAAATTGGACGGCATTGAACAAAGCCGTTGCCCCGGCATTGAACTGGCGGAAGCTATGGTGCGACACATTGGCAAAAGTGCTAATAACCAACAGATCGCCTTTTACGGAGGGGCACCGGGCATTACTGATTTAGCCGCCCAGCGTTGGCAAAGGGAATATCCTGGCTTAAAAATTCTCACCAACCATGGTTTTCTAAGCGCTGCAGAGCAGGACGCTTGGCAAAATAAGTTGGCCCAAGAGCAGCCGGCATTAATTTTGGTGGGTTTGGGGGTACCCCGCCAGGAGTATTGGATTCGGGATCATCGCCATCTCTGTCCCCAGTCCATTTGGATCGGCGTGGGGGGAAGTTTTGATGTCTGGTCGGGCACAAAAGAAAGAGCACCGGAATTTTTCTGTCGTTATAATCTGGAGTGGTTTTACCGGCTCTACCAGGAACCCTGGCGCTGGCGACGGATGTTGGCCCTGCCGAAATTTTTCTTGCGTACCCTCATCAGCCGTTAA
- a CDS encoding type IV pilus secretin PilQ: MKNFRFWLTTEIVACCLVALAPAQAENLPQSDTFGHGSETAIAKDIAANSAQDWESWEKSLEKSLKEPSKIDSWSPPLELTRAKSLAKPEKRLTELGLLVQELEALSEPLTLNFPEPDQTSVAQMAPPSRPMPPPPAGSGQVMFPNPEIIIQQQGGAPQAGPRVGNPSILSPAVPVAPVRSRAVPPPVGDLAISNINASFDMIDLGQRGQVNVPSLVLREAPAREVLAVLTRYAGMNLIFTDNQNSEGTATPGTPPGGQVAAPQAQSTITLDIQNESVQDVFNYVLMASGLKASRRGNTIFAGASLLPSARNIITRTIRLNQASAESVASTLASQGAEVNILFEGQEDVQLAENAPPRVIKQPPTLVPLTVQKPANDSSVLILEGLVVSTDPRLNTVTLVGEPRNVELASSMITQMDARRRQVAVNVKIIDINLNNIQDYDSSFSFGIGDSFFVQDSGRGIMRFGDTAPVQEIDINNSLGRVTNPPAIVNPFFNAPGEDVFFDLSRLTNIETPLGTGTIPLNFFTSGSGAISNNPLFTGVTEFPIAEVDEEGVLTVTYPEFGLPSFYQYPKKFQAQIDAQIRSGNAKILTDPTLIVQEGEAAQVKLTESVIASVDTQVDTQGDTAVRTITPVLEDVGLTLNVIVDRIDDNGFITLRVNPIVASPAGTERFDSGAGAVNEITLINKRELTSGVVRLRDDQTFILSGIISELQRSTTSKVPILGDLPVIGALFRQSTDTTDRSEVIILMTPKIIPDGTEAQFGFRYNPDAATAEFLRQKGFPVQAQP; encoded by the coding sequence GTGAAAAATTTTCGGTTTTGGTTAACGACGGAGATAGTTGCCTGTTGTTTGGTGGCCCTAGCACCGGCTCAAGCGGAAAACCTCCCCCAGTCGGACACATTTGGCCACGGTTCAGAAACGGCGATCGCCAAAGATATTGCCGCGAACTCCGCTCAAGATTGGGAGAGCTGGGAGAAAAGTTTAGAAAAATCCCTTAAGGAACCAAGCAAAATTGATTCCTGGTCGCCACCACTGGAGTTGACCCGGGCAAAATCCCTCGCTAAGCCGGAGAAAAGGTTAACTGAGCTTGGGTTGCTAGTGCAGGAGTTGGAAGCCCTATCCGAGCCTTTAACATTAAACTTTCCAGAACCAGACCAGACCAGTGTTGCTCAGATGGCTCCCCCTAGTCGTCCCATGCCTCCCCCCCCAGCGGGCAGTGGGCAAGTAATGTTTCCCAATCCGGAAATCATTATTCAGCAACAGGGTGGTGCTCCCCAAGCTGGCCCTAGAGTCGGTAATCCCAGCATTCTGTCCCCCGCTGTGCCTGTGGCTCCAGTACGTTCCCGCGCAGTGCCTCCACCGGTGGGGGATTTGGCTATTTCCAATATTAATGCGTCCTTCGACATGATTGATCTTGGGCAAAGAGGTCAAGTTAACGTACCGAGTTTAGTGTTGCGGGAGGCCCCTGCCAGGGAGGTGCTAGCCGTCTTGACCCGCTATGCTGGCATGAATCTAATTTTCACGGATAATCAGAATTCTGAGGGCACAGCCACTCCAGGTACACCTCCCGGTGGTCAAGTGGCGGCTCCCCAAGCTCAGTCGACGATTACGTTGGATATTCAAAATGAAAGTGTTCAGGACGTCTTTAACTACGTTCTAATGGCATCAGGTTTAAAGGCCAGTCGTCGGGGCAATACCATCTTTGCCGGAGCCAGTTTGTTGCCTTCCGCCAGGAACATCATCACCCGCACCATTAGACTGAACCAGGCCAGTGCTGAGTCCGTAGCGAGTACTTTGGCTTCCCAGGGTGCAGAAGTTAACATTTTGTTTGAAGGACAGGAGGATGTCCAACTCGCAGAAAATGCTCCCCCAAGGGTAATTAAACAACCGCCCACATTGGTACCACTGACAGTGCAAAAACCCGCCAACGATTCTTCAGTGTTAATTCTGGAAGGATTAGTTGTTAGTACTGACCCTCGTCTAAACACTGTGACTTTGGTGGGGGAACCCCGCAATGTGGAGTTAGCTAGCTCCATGATCACGCAAATGGATGCCCGCCGTCGTCAAGTGGCAGTTAACGTCAAAATTATTGATATAAATCTGAATAACATCCAGGATTATGACAGCAGTTTTTCCTTTGGCATAGGAGATAGTTTCTTTGTCCAAGACAGTGGCAGGGGAATAATGCGTTTTGGTGACACGGCTCCAGTTCAGGAAATTGACATTAACAATAGTTTAGGGCGAGTTACTAACCCCCCTGCCATCGTCAATCCATTTTTTAATGCTCCCGGTGAAGATGTTTTCTTTGACCTTAGTAGACTAACCAATATTGAGACTCCCCTTGGTACAGGAACAATTCCTCTTAATTTCTTTACATCAGGATCGGGAGCTATTTCCAATAATCCACTATTCACTGGGGTTACCGAATTTCCAATTGCAGAAGTTGATGAAGAGGGAGTTTTAACAGTCACTTATCCCGAGTTTGGCTTGCCATCTTTTTATCAATATCCTAAAAAATTTCAGGCACAAATTGACGCTCAGATACGTAGTGGCAATGCTAAAATTCTCACCGATCCAACTTTAATTGTTCAGGAGGGTGAGGCCGCTCAAGTTAAGTTAACAGAATCTGTTATTGCCAGTGTTGACACGCAAGTTGATACCCAGGGAGATACAGCAGTCAGGACTATCACACCAGTTCTCGAAGATGTTGGGCTGACACTAAATGTCATAGTTGATCGAATTGATGACAATGGCTTTATTACTTTGCGGGTTAACCCCATCGTTGCATCTCCTGCTGGCACAGAACGATTTGACAGCGGTGCCGGTGCCGTCAACGAAATAACACTGATAAACAAAAGAGAACTTACTTCCGGTGTAGTTCGGCTGAGGGATGATCAGACGTTTATCCTGTCCGGCATTATTTCGGAACTTCAACGTTCTACCACAAGTAAAGTTCCAATTCTGGGGGATTTACCAGTGATTGGGGCATTGTTTAGGCAGTCCACAGACACTACAGACCGTTCGGAAGTTATTATTCTCATGACTCCCAAAATTATTCCTGATGGTACGGAGGCTCAATTCGGCTTCCGCTATAATCCCGATGCGGCGACGGCGGAATTCCTGCGGCAAAAAGGATTCCCAGTTCAGGCTCAGCCATAA
- a CDS encoding FkbM family methyltransferase: MRVEPCCQALLAQLLPEVDPQRQGVCIDVGVGTFAFYCQIFAELNFKSLAIEPLPVKALKKLAEHPTLTLLPVCLSDQDGEQTLYVGKFAGIFNSNFSSLSPQWFGASGHARQAKTVTLQTLIYQQQIEQITCLKLDIEGWEWAVIKQLENIESHLLPAVVMFEYGGGVNRGKNQKGWAPEFFENTLNILKLLKTLGYGSGVLLDFAPDCQEITFDLHQLEISKLDKLFPPESVYGNIILFRDYQPSASQLSQLCKPYYRVNLLERLVNTLVSR, translated from the coding sequence ATGCGTGTTGAACCCTGTTGCCAAGCTCTCTTAGCCCAGCTTTTACCGGAAGTTGATCCCCAGCGCCAGGGAGTTTGCATTGATGTGGGGGTGGGTACTTTTGCCTTTTATTGCCAAATTTTTGCTGAATTGAATTTTAAGAGTTTGGCGATCGAGCCTTTACCAGTCAAGGCGTTAAAAAAGTTGGCGGAACATCCCACGTTAACTCTCTTACCAGTTTGTTTATCCGATCAAGATGGGGAGCAAACCCTATATGTGGGCAAATTCGCCGGCATTTTTAATAGTAATTTTAGTTCCCTTTCCCCCCAATGGTTTGGCGCCTCTGGCCACGCTCGGCAGGCCAAAACCGTCACCTTGCAAACATTAATATACCAACAGCAAATTGAGCAAATCACCTGTCTAAAACTAGATATTGAAGGTTGGGAATGGGCTGTAATTAAACAGCTAGAAAATATAGAATCCCATTTACTTCCTGCGGTGGTAATGTTTGAATACGGGGGGGGAGTCAACCGAGGAAAAAATCAAAAGGGTTGGGCCCCAGAATTTTTTGAAAATACATTAAATATTCTTAAATTATTAAAAACTCTTGGTTACGGCTCCGGAGTTTTATTGGATTTTGCCCCGGATTGCCAAGAAATAACCTTTGATTTACATCAACTGGAAATATCCAAGTTGGATAAACTTTTTCCCCCTGAAAGTGTTTACGGCAACATTATCTTGTTTAGAGACTATCAACCGAGTGCAAGCCAGCTATCCCAGCTTTGTAAACCCTATTATCGAGTTAACTTGCTGGAACGGCTGGTCAACACCCTAGTCTCACGTTAG
- a CDS encoding PilN domain-containing protein has protein sequence MYSLDVNFLKDRNSDVVRSTQTTTITLTGDDLQKQMPLYIGAGVMVLLPALAGLGILLVNWQKNVAQTNIQQLEAELTQLQGEQQKIQEVEAKTAAAHQEADGLISVFSQIKPWSALFQEITNQLPQEVQLQSIQQEGNVVTLSGFAGNYGSLNDFLLTLQSSKFLQASKTQLMTANASALPITGEGTTVQTGGTEEPETEQGTSTVLIPAGVSYTIQTEITNTPDKDLITALIKNGAAGLVARFKFLELKGVLDRPADVPDVPPPPIVEPPGEGTPTEQSN, from the coding sequence ATGTATAGCCTAGACGTCAACTTTCTCAAGGACCGAAACTCTGATGTTGTACGGTCCACCCAAACCACCACCATTACCCTGACGGGAGACGATCTACAAAAGCAAATGCCCCTTTACATTGGGGCGGGGGTGATGGTCCTGTTGCCAGCCCTGGCCGGATTGGGGATTTTGCTGGTTAATTGGCAAAAAAATGTTGCCCAAACGAATATCCAGCAATTGGAAGCAGAGTTGACCCAGTTGCAAGGGGAACAGCAAAAAATTCAGGAAGTGGAGGCGAAAACGGCAGCCGCTCACCAGGAAGCAGATGGACTGATTAGTGTTTTTAGTCAAATCAAGCCTTGGTCAGCTTTGTTTCAGGAAATCACTAACCAATTACCCCAGGAAGTTCAACTACAGAGTATCCAACAGGAAGGCAATGTGGTTACCCTTTCCGGTTTTGCTGGAAATTACGGCTCCCTCAATGACTTTCTGCTCACCTTGCAGAGCTCCAAGTTTTTGCAGGCTAGCAAAACGCAATTGATGACCGCCAATGCGTCGGCTTTACCCATCACGGGGGAGGGGACCACGGTGCAGACCGGTGGCACAGAAGAACCGGAGACAGAGCAGGGCACTTCCACCGTTCTAATTCCAGCGGGGGTGAGCTACACCATCCAGACGGAAATTACCAATACCCCAGATAAGGATTTGATTACAGCCCTGATCAAAAATGGGGCGGCGGGGCTAGTGGCTCGGTTCAAGTTTTTGGAGCTTAAGGGGGTTTTGGATCGGCCGGCGGATGTGCCCGATGTTCCCCCTCCTCCAATTGTGGAACCCCCAGGGGAAGGAACACCAACGGAGCAATCCAACTAG
- a CDS encoding iron uptake porin, which translates to MVNRSMKSYLLATLGGLLVGGITAPAIANPVSLIPGLPAPAPDKETAQANYDQNYQAYTELLGQVTSINQFRDVSPNNWAYEALRNLVDNYGCIVGYPDRTFRGDRALTRNEFAAGLSACLTQLEARMLTSRQQLGQFMEEKETSLAAGDTLENVFTRASYNSTGRFYDLTSISGQANKIFGWRSWPGSYFDNMIAEDAAVVEAVYHDALEQQTRGTVIHTRDLPEPFNQSLLEDWSQYTRFGNPTLPPTVPSF; encoded by the coding sequence ATGGTTAACCGATCAATGAAATCTTATTTGTTAGCGACCCTGGGGGGATTGTTGGTGGGGGGAATTACTGCCCCGGCGATCGCCAACCCCGTTAGTCTGATTCCCGGTCTGCCCGCCCCGGCACCGGATAAGGAAACGGCCCAGGCTAATTATGACCAAAACTACCAAGCCTATACGGAATTGTTGGGCCAGGTCACCAGCATTAATCAATTCCGCGATGTTTCCCCCAATAACTGGGCCTACGAAGCACTGCGGAACTTAGTTGATAACTATGGCTGTATTGTTGGTTATCCCGATAGAACTTTCCGGGGCGATCGAGCTTTGACCCGCAATGAATTTGCCGCCGGGCTCAGTGCTTGTCTGACCCAATTGGAAGCCCGTATGTTAACTTCCCGGCAACAGTTAGGGCAGTTCATGGAAGAAAAGGAAACTTCCCTCGCCGCTGGGGACACGTTAGAAAACGTCTTTACCAGAGCTTCCTACAATTCCACAGGGCGCTTTTACGACCTGACCAGCATTTCTGGCCAAGCTAACAAGATTTTTGGTTGGCGCAGTTGGCCCGGCTCCTACTTCGATAACATGATCGCCGAAGATGCCGCCGTGGTGGAAGCCGTTTATCACGACGCCTTAGAACAGCAGACCCGGGGCACCGTAATCCACACTCGCGATCTGCCGGAGCCTTTTAACCAATCCCTACTGGAAGATTGGTCCCAATATACCCGGTTTGGCAATCCTACCTTGCCTCCCACCGTTCCTAGTTTTTAG
- the pilM gene encoding type IV pilus biogenesis protein PilM: MFSRLTSLFGRKSSGVGLEITPERVNVAQLSAQGQSYKLRKFGHASIPEGIFEEGKIVDSPALAEIIQELLSEQKINSKQVATAVPMREAIIRMLPVPAELDENELRDMVLNHEAALYLPYPREEVDLDYQKLGLFEDEDGIEKVQVLLVATRREVTDSYLDTFQQAGLQVDVLEINSFALIRTIREQLRQFGSREAAVLVDIEFDSTEIAIIVDGVPQFSRTVPIGTYQMQNALSRAMNLPPSRNPEILQGMTIPVTQFDTMSTQGTAVNPGMNALMRVMGELTDELRRSINFYLNQSEELELVQLLLAGPGGGLIQLDEYFTQRLSIPTVKVDPFEALAIDTDQNFSDIERPSLATVLGLGIREA, translated from the coding sequence ATGTTTAGCCGTCTCACTAGCTTATTTGGTCGTAAATCCTCCGGGGTGGGGCTAGAAATCACCCCCGAAAGGGTCAATGTGGCCCAGCTTTCGGCCCAGGGTCAGAGTTATAAACTGAGAAAATTTGGCCATGCTTCCATTCCAGAGGGTATTTTTGAGGAAGGAAAGATCGTCGATTCCCCTGCCCTGGCGGAAATTATTCAGGAACTGTTGAGCGAACAAAAAATTAACAGTAAGCAAGTGGCCACGGCGGTGCCCATGCGGGAAGCCATAATTCGTATGCTACCAGTGCCGGCGGAGTTGGACGAAAACGAGTTGCGGGATATGGTGCTAAACCATGAGGCGGCCCTCTATTTGCCCTATCCCAGGGAAGAGGTGGATTTGGATTATCAAAAACTGGGTTTATTTGAAGATGAAGACGGCATTGAAAAGGTACAGGTGTTGTTAGTGGCCACCCGTCGGGAGGTGACCGATTCCTACCTAGACACCTTTCAGCAGGCGGGGCTCCAGGTCGATGTACTAGAAATTAATAGTTTTGCCCTGATTAGGACTATTCGGGAACAACTCCGGCAATTTGGCTCCCGGGAAGCGGCGGTGCTGGTGGATATTGAGTTTGACAGCACGGAAATTGCCATTATCGTCGATGGGGTGCCCCAGTTTTCCCGCACAGTGCCCATTGGCACTTATCAAATGCAGAATGCCCTTTCCCGGGCCATGAATTTACCCCCATCCCGGAATCCGGAAATTTTGCAGGGTATGACCATTCCTGTCACCCAGTTCGACACCATGAGCACCCAGGGCACTGCAGTTAACCCCGGCATGAACGCCCTAATGCGGGTGATGGGGGAATTGACCGATGAGCTACGGCGATCGATTAACTTTTACCTTAACCAGAGTGAGGAGTTGGAACTGGTGCAATTACTCCTGGCCGGTCCCGGTGGTGGCCTGATCCAATTGGATGAATATTTCACCCAACGCCTAAGCATTCCCACCGTTAAAGTTGATCCCTTTGAAGCCTTGGCGATCGATACGGACCAGAACTTTTCCGACATAGAGCGCCCTAGCCTAGCAACGGTTCTAGGTTTGGGCATACGGGAAGCCTAA
- the tilS gene encoding tRNA lysidine(34) synthetase TilS, whose protein sequence is MVWTLLHSRLHQCLQRRFPELKASRILVAVSGGQDSLCLLHLLNDLTKQWQWHLAVAHCDHHWPTDEGIADHVQRLAQGYKLPYFQRDAQDLPQTEAAARHWRYQALTAIARAENFPVVMTGHTQSDRAETLLFNLVRGSGSDGLQSMGWIRELADLDVAKKENFKIRLVRPLLDISRQETGDFCQQQKLSIWADVLNEKLAYRRNRIRGELIPYLRKHFNPQVEKKLAQTVELLTAEVAYLEQITGEIYQTLIQSDQKSLDRRRLSQQPLALQRRIIRCFLQSCQTQAPNFEQIEQIVALINAPNGSQTSSLPSQGIIRVEGDFLHYINGEK, encoded by the coding sequence ATGGTTTGGACATTACTGCACAGTCGGCTTCATCAATGCTTGCAACGGCGATTTCCCGAACTAAAAGCAAGTCGCATCTTAGTAGCAGTATCGGGGGGACAAGACTCCCTCTGTTTACTGCATCTACTTAATGATTTAACCAAACAATGGCAGTGGCATTTGGCCGTAGCCCACTGTGACCACCATTGGCCCACCGACGAAGGTATTGCCGACCATGTACAGCGCCTAGCCCAGGGTTATAAATTACCCTACTTCCAACGGGATGCCCAGGATTTACCCCAAACTGAAGCGGCGGCCCGCCATTGGCGTTACCAGGCCCTGACGGCGATCGCCAGGGCAGAAAATTTTCCGGTGGTGATGACAGGACATACCCAGAGTGATCGGGCGGAAACATTGCTGTTCAACTTAGTGCGGGGCAGTGGTAGTGACGGTTTGCAGTCCATGGGCTGGATAAGGGAGTTGGCCGACTTAGATGTTGCCAAAAAAGAGAATTTTAAGATTAGATTAGTCCGTCCTCTCTTAGACATTAGCCGCCAAGAAACTGGGGATTTTTGCCAGCAACAAAAATTATCGATATGGGCAGATGTGCTCAACGAAAAATTAGCCTATCGCCGCAACCGCATCCGGGGGGAACTGATTCCGTATTTACGGAAACATTTCAATCCCCAGGTGGAAAAAAAATTAGCCCAAACGGTGGAATTATTAACGGCAGAAGTGGCTTATTTAGAGCAGATTACTGGAGAAATTTATCAAACCCTCATCCAATCTGATCAAAAAAGCTTAGATCGCCGTCGCCTCAGTCAACAGCCCCTAGCTTTACAGCGTCGCATCATCCGCTGCTTTTTACAATCTTGCCAAACCCAAGCCCCTAATTTTGAACAGATCGAACAGATAGTAGCTTTAATTAATGCCCCCAATGGCTCCCAAACTTCTTCCCTACCAAGTCAAGGAATAATTAGGGTAGAAGGGGATTTTTTACATTATATTAATGGGGAAAAATAA
- a CDS encoding FkbM family methyltransferase, whose protein sequence is MPNNNPRANTLLSSPFIRRCSDGFFNFVGNLLTPSWDSRLLGIRQLDIRTIIDIGANKGQFARKMRRYFPQAQIFAFEPLPLPYQQLQQWGDRQKNSVHTFNLALGDRMDQLEINSHVLFTASSSLLPTTELCENLYPMVREQEKVVVRQSTLDGEMERFEGKLLLELLVKIDVQGYEDRVIRGGEKVLGQAKACILEISLDGLYEGQCQFRDIFPLLDNLGLRYAGNLDQVVAADGHVRYLNALFLRPD, encoded by the coding sequence ATGCCAAATAATAACCCCAGAGCTAATACGTTACTGAGTAGTCCCTTTATTCGTCGTTGTAGTGATGGTTTTTTTAACTTTGTTGGCAATTTACTCACCCCAAGTTGGGACAGTCGACTGTTGGGGATCAGACAGTTGGACATCCGAACGATTATTGACATTGGGGCCAACAAGGGGCAATTTGCCCGAAAAATGCGCCGTTACTTCCCCCAAGCCCAAATTTTTGCCTTTGAACCATTGCCTCTGCCCTATCAACAACTCCAACAATGGGGCGATCGCCAGAAAAATTCTGTCCACACTTTTAATTTGGCCCTCGGCGATCGGATGGATCAGCTAGAAATTAACAGCCATGTGCTCTTTACCGCTTCTTCATCCCTTTTGCCAACAACGGAGCTTTGCGAAAATTTGTATCCCATGGTGCGGGAACAGGAAAAAGTTGTCGTCCGCCAATCAACCCTTGATGGGGAAATGGAACGATTCGAAGGAAAATTATTGCTGGAATTATTAGTCAAAATCGACGTACAGGGTTACGAAGACCGAGTAATTCGGGGTGGGGAAAAAGTACTAGGACAAGCCAAGGCTTGTATTTTGGAAATTTCCCTCGATGGACTCTATGAGGGGCAATGTCAATTCCGGGATATTTTTCCCCTATTGGACAATCTCGGACTGCGCTATGCTGGCAATCTGGATCAAGTGGTCGCCGCCGATGGCCATGTGCGTTATCTCAATGCTCTTTTCTTACGTCCCGATTAA
- the ndhC gene encoding photosynthetic/respiratory NAD(P)H-quinone oxidoreductase subunit C, producing MFVLTGYEYFLGFLFICSLVPVLALTASKLLRPRNGGPERQTTYESGMEPIGGAWIQFNIRYYMFALVFVVFDVETVFLYPWAVAFNQLGLLAFVEALIFIAILVVALVYAWRKGALEWS from the coding sequence GTGTTTGTTTTAACCGGTTACGAATATTTTCTCGGCTTTCTCTTTATCTGCTCCCTGGTACCAGTGTTGGCCCTGACTGCGTCCAAACTCCTCCGTCCCAGGAATGGGGGGCCAGAGCGGCAAACTACCTACGAATCCGGCATGGAGCCTATTGGTGGGGCCTGGATCCAATTCAATATCCGCTATTACATGTTCGCCCTGGTATTTGTAGTCTTCGATGTGGAGACGGTGTTTCTTTATCCCTGGGCCGTTGCCTTTAATCAATTGGGCCTGTTAGCCTTTGTAGAAGCTCTGATTTTCATCGCTATTTTGGTGGTTGCATTGGTCTACGCCTGGCGCAAGGGAGCTTTGGAATGGTCCTAG
- the thrC gene encoding threonine synthase, with translation MIFCYPFTMPPSAPNSTVLPSAAPVCPQSSACRWRGLIETYRPYLPVSDQTPVVTLLEGNTPLIPAPAIASRIGKNVRVFVKYDGLNPTGSFKDRGMTMAISKAKEEGAKAVICASTGNTSAAAAAYARRAGLRAFVIIPDGYVALGKLGQALIYGAEVIAIDGNFDDALTTVRQLSEHYPVTLVNSVNPYRLEGQKTAAFEIVDVLGQAPDWLCIPVGNAGNITAYWMGFCQYKELGKGDRLPRMMGFQAAGSAPFIQGQPISHPETLATAIRIGNPANWDKAWAASRESNGEFHPVTDAEILEAYRILAAEEGVFCEPASAASVAGLLKRKDQVPAGATVVCVLTGNGLKDPDCAVQNSGNQVKAGLKPDLEIVAKAMGF, from the coding sequence ATGATTTTTTGTTATCCCTTTACTATGCCTCCATCCGCCCCAAATTCGACAGTGTTGCCCAGTGCCGCCCCCGTCTGTCCCCAGAGTTCGGCCTGTCGTTGGCGTGGATTGATTGAAACCTATCGTCCCTATCTGCCGGTTTCTGACCAAACTCCGGTGGTAACTCTGCTAGAAGGCAATACTCCCCTAATTCCCGCCCCGGCGATCGCCAGCAGAATTGGCAAAAACGTGCGGGTGTTTGTTAAATATGACGGTCTCAATCCCACCGGTAGTTTTAAGGATCGGGGAATGACCATGGCCATTTCCAAGGCGAAGGAAGAGGGGGCGAAGGCGGTAATTTGTGCTAGTACGGGCAACACATCAGCGGCGGCAGCGGCCTATGCCAGAAGGGCTGGTTTGCGGGCATTTGTTATTATCCCCGATGGCTATGTAGCTTTAGGAAAACTAGGTCAGGCTTTGATCTATGGTGCGGAAGTAATTGCCATTGACGGTAATTTTGATGATGCTTTGACCACGGTGCGGCAGTTGTCGGAACATTACCCCGTTACCCTGGTTAATTCCGTTAATCCCTACCGTTTGGAAGGGCAAAAAACCGCCGCCTTTGAAATTGTTGACGTGTTGGGACAGGCCCCCGATTGGCTTTGCATCCCCGTGGGCAATGCCGGTAACATCACCGCCTACTGGATGGGCTTCTGTCAATACAAAGAACTGGGCAAAGGCGATCGCCTCCCCCGGATGATGGGCTTCCAAGCCGCTGGATCGGCCCCTTTTATTCAAGGGCAACCCATTAGTCATCCCGAAACCCTAGCCACCGCCATTCGCATTGGCAATCCTGCTAACTGGGATAAAGCCTGGGCTGCTTCTAGGGAAAGTAATGGGGAATTCCACCCCGTCACCGACGCGGAAATTTTGGAGGCTTACCGAATTCTCGCTGCTGAAGAAGGGGTTTTCTGTGAACCCGCCAGTGCCGCTTCCGTGGCTGGTTTGTTGAAGCGTAAAGACCAAGTACCCGCTGGAGCTACGGTGGTTTGTGTACTGACCGGCAATGGTTTGAAAGACCCTGACTGTGCTGTGCAAAATAGCGGCAATCAAGTTAAAGCGGGATTGAAACCAGATTTGGAAATTGTTGCCAAAGCGATGGGTTTTTAA